Genomic DNA from Hymenobacter jejuensis:
ACGCATCCAGCCCGGATCAACCATAATTGAAATCAGCCCGTAATGGCCGACTTCGGCAGCCACAGTGCGCATGTACATATTCATGGCGGCTTTGCTGGCGCTGTAGTGATACTGGCTGCCCGAGGCCTTAAGCGTAAGCGAACCTAGGCCCGAGGACAAGCTCACAATGCGGCTCTTATTGCCAGCCCGTAGCAGGCCCAAAAACTCTTGGGCAACCAGCAGTGGGCCTACCGCATTGGTGCCGAATACCTGAAGGGCGTCGTCGTAACGCAGATTGCCTAAGTACTGGGTGTTGGGGTCGTCGTTGAGGCCAGAACCTGGATGCCCAGGCAGGATGCCCGCGTTATTAATCAGAATATCAAGACCATCGGTGACGGCTTCTACGGCTTTGCGGGCCGCTTCCAGCGAAGCCGGATCGGTCACATCAAGGCCAATCACGACCAGCCGATCGGGGTATTGCTCGTGCAGGGTGTTCAAATCGATGGCTGATTCGGGCTGGCGAGTAGCGGCAAAAACCTGGTCGCCGCGCTCCAGGTATTGGCGCGTGAGTTCAAGGCCCAGGCCGCGGTTGGCACCGGTAATAAGGACGCGTTTCATAGGGTGAGTTGGGTTGAGGTAAACTCTGGTGGTACTTCGGGTTCGCGATCGCAGTTTACGTAATTATCGCGGCCGGATGGGCAATATCAAACTTTGCCAGGTCCAAACAATGCGGCCCACACGGGCTTATTAAGCAACTATAGAATACACAAAAAGAAAAGCCGACAACCCAAACGGGCGCCGGCTTTGATGTAAATATCTGATAATTAGGAAGTTGCTACTTGCGTACGCGAATCACGATGGTTTCGGAGCGCAAGTCGTGCTTGCCTTGCTCACTCTTGAGAAACGAAAAAGCCTCGTAGGGCACGCAACGCCACATTGTGCGCTTGAAAACCGTACGAAAATCGGGTTGCGTGCCTTCGTAAGTAACTACCCGTGTGCCGGTTATCATTTTGCCGATGGTGCGCCCAAAGACGGTTTCAAAAAACAAGTAATAGACGATCAGAACCAGCACGCCGAA
This window encodes:
- a CDS encoding SDR family oxidoreductase; the encoded protein is MKRVLITGANRGLGLELTRQYLERGDQVFAATRQPESAIDLNTLHEQYPDRLVVIGLDVTDPASLEAARKAVEAVTDGLDILINNAGILPGHPGSGLNDDPNTQYLGNLRYDDALQVFGTNAVGPLLVAQEFLGLLRAGNKSRIVSLSSGLGSLTLKASGSQYHYSASKAAMNMYMRTVAAEVGHYGLISIMVDPGWMRTDMGGTGAALNPTDSARGIIRLTDQLHAEENGSFLNWQGQHVAW
- a CDS encoding RDD family protein: MEVTSTDSQETAEQLELAGKGRRFANYLLDLVFIYAFAFQIGIILSVAGMEAALNQLDNPLLGRLFGVLVLIVYYLFFETVFGRTIGKMITGTRVVTYEGTQPDFRTVFKRTMWRCVPYEAFSFLKSEQGKHDLRSETIVIRVRK